One genomic window of Solanum dulcamara chromosome 10, daSolDulc1.2, whole genome shotgun sequence includes the following:
- the LOC129870230 gene encoding putative late blight resistance protein homolog R1B-23, translating to MADTVVNFLVENLLQLLSENVLLIKGVDDEFNNLLEEVQRLKAFLDDASKYHSDSKQWDQLVKDIQKTVHKAEDVIDKFLVQSKQHREKNKVGRFFDKVSHIATVRDLAAEIKGIHDKVKKLRENNQQAFQPRPVLELPKKGVHEQGPSLEDDEVVGFDEEANKVIKRLVEGPAESLDIIPVVGMPGLGKTTLARKIYNDSKLSYEFFSIPWVYVGQEYKIKDIYLRILKFFKKSIEDHLNDDVDTLAKLISNFMNKGGRCLIVLDDVWVAEVIDDVKKVFTENKKGHRIMMTTRDRYLATYANPEPHDLKFLNGKESFELLEKRVFGKGGCPDELVELGKKIAGSCGGVPLAVVVIAGALRGRPNTNDWVRVQKNVAEHLYKNTQKGCLKFVEMSYNRLPQEVQTCFLYCGVFPRGFDIPCWKLIRLWIAEGLIKTQQTYTLEEIAEFYLNDLVNRNLVILMQKKSDGQIKICRLHDMLHEFCRTEASNKWLFQQMHLTTDQAIPSIQDKDTCRRLCIQPSILNKFLLDKPIAEHVRSFYCFSSEQKQINLSPNDVKHIHKAFTLIRVLDVEPIKFLFSKDFNQLYHLRYVAISGDFKSLPQFFSKFWNLQTLIINTSSSESTLDVKADIWNLLQLRHLHTNIPAKLPPPATTTGKTSCLQTLSMVAPESCKKDVLAKACHLKKLSIRGQMAAFLESKGGSGISNLEELKCLEHLKLLNDVLDLNKPLHLPAAFFRLVRTVKKLTLANTRFSWRDANRLAQLESLEVLKLIENAFIGESWQPEIGGFSALQVLWIERSELESWKASSRNFPILRHLVLICCDNLKGVPLGLADIHNFQEMRLDNSSKTAVISAKEIKSKKPKFNLTIFPPETDSKDTE from the exons ATGGCAGATACAGTGGTGAACTTTCTGGTAGAGAATTTGTTGCAACTATTAAGCGAAAATGTGTTGTTAATTAAAGGCGTAGATGATGAATTCAACAATTTGTTAGAAGAAGTACAACGCTTGAAAGCGTTTCTTGACGATGCTTCGAAATATCACAGTGATAGCAAACAATGGGATCAATTAGTGAAGGATATTCAAAAAACTGTACATAAAGCTGAAGATGTCATTGATAAATTTCTAGTTCAGTCGAAGCAGCATCGAGAAAAGAATAAAGTTGGAAGATTTTTTGATAAAGTTAGTCATATTGCTACTGTTAGGGATCTTGCAGCTGAGATTAAAGGGATCCATGATAAGGTgaaaaaattaagagaaaaCAATCAACAAGCTTTTCAGCCTAGACCAGTTCTTGAGCTCCCTAAAAAAGGTGTCCACGAGCAG GGTCCTTCTTTGGAGGATGATGAAGTGGTGGGGTTTGATGAGGAAGCTAACAAAGTGATCAAACGACTTGTTGAAGGACCGGCGGAAAGTCTGGATATTATCCCAGTGGTGGGTATGCCCGGACTTGGAAAAACTACATTGGCAAGAAAAATCTATAATGATTCTAAGCTTTCATATGAATTTTTCAGCATCCCTTGGGTTTACGTCGGTCAGGAATACAAAATAAAGGATATTTATCTTAGGattctcaaattcttcaaaaaaagCATAGAAGATCATCTCAATGATGATGTGGACACATTAGCTAAGTTAATAAgtaattttatgaataaaggAGGAAGATGTCTCATTGTTTTAGATGATGTGTGGGTAGCAGAAGTCATTGATGACGTAAAGAAAGTATTCACAGAAAACAAAAAGGGGCATCGAATCATGATGACCACACGTGACAGATATCTAGCAACTTATGCCAATCCAGAACCTCATGATCTGAAATTCTTGAATGGAAAAGAAAGTTTTGAACTGTTGGAAAAGAGAGTTTTTGGCAAGGGAGGTTGTCCTGATGAATTAGTTgaacttggaaaaaaaattgcagGAAGCTGTGGCGGAGTACCACTTGCAGTAGTGGTAATTGCAGGAGCATTGAGAGGTCGTCCGAATACAAATGATTGGGTGAGAGTTCAGAAAAATGTGGCAGAACATCTttataaaaatactcaaaaggGCTGCTTGAAATTTGTAGAGATGAGTTACAATCGTTTGCCTCAAGAAGTGCAAACGTGCTTTTTATATTGTGGTGTCTTTCCTCGAGGCTTTGATATCCCTTGTTGGAAATTGATTCGTTTGTGGATAGCGGAAGGGTTAATAAAGACTCAACAGACATACACTCTTGAGGAGATTGCTGAGTTCTATTTGAATGATCTTGTCAATAGAAATCTAGTGATATTGATGCAAAAGAAATCTGATGGTCAAATAAAAATATGTCGTCTTCACGACATGCTGCATGAGTTCTGCAGAACAGAGGCTAGTAACAAATGGCTCTTTCAGCAAATGCATCTAACAACTGATCAAGCTATTCCTTCCATTCAAGACAAAGATACTTGTCGTCGGTTGTGTATTCAACCCTCTATTCTGAATAAGTTTCTCCTTGATAAACCTATTGCAGAACATGTCAGATCTTTCTATTGCTTTTCCTCAGAACAAAAGCAAATCAACTTGTCTCCTAATGACGTAAAACACATCCACAAAGCATTTACACTTATCAGAGTCTTGGATGTTGAACCCATCAAATTTCTTTTCTCCAAAGATTTTAACCAGTTATATCATTTGAGATATGTTGCCATCTCAGGTGACTTCAAGTCCCTTCCTCAGTTCTTTAGTAAATTTTGGAATTTACAAACTCTAATTATCAATACAAGTAGCTCAGAGTCCACCCTTGATGTAAAAGCAGACATATGGAACTTGTTACAGTTAAGGCATCTCCACACCAACATACCTGCAAAATTACCACCACCTGCTACCACGACCGGTAAAACTTCTTGTCTACAAACTCTTTCTATGGTTGCACCAGAAAGTTGCAAGAAAGATGTGCTAGCAAAGGCTTGTCATCTGAAAAAATTGAGCATTCGAGGGCAAATGGCAGCTTTTCTTGAATCCAAAGGTGGAAGTGGAATCAGCAATCTTGAAGAGCTCAAGTGCCTGGAACATTTGAAGCTGTTAAATGATGTTCTTGACTTGAATAAACCGCTCCACCTTCCTGCAGCATTTTTCAGACTCGTACGAACAGTGAAGAAGTTAACTTTGGCAAACACAAGGTTTTCTTGGAGAGATGCGAATAGATTGGCACAGTTGGAATCCCTGGAAGTCCTAAAGTTGATAGAAAATGCATTCATAGGTGAGTCTTGGCAGCCAGAGATAGGAGGTTTTAGCGCGCTCCAGGTGTTGTGGATTGAAAGGTCGGAATTAGAATCTTGGAAGGCATCAAGTCGTAATTTCCCAATACTTCGCCACCTTGTTCTTATCTGCTGTGATAACCTCAAGGGTGTGCCACTTGGGTTGGCTGATATACATAACTTTCAAGAGATGAGACTGGACAATTCAAGCAAAACAGCAGTCATATCTGCAAAAGAGATAAAAAGCAAGAAACCAAAATTCAACCTCACCATTTTCCCTCCTGAAACTGATTCCAAGGACACAGAGTGA